A single window of Polaribacter sp. SA4-10 DNA harbors:
- a CDS encoding head GIN domain-containing protein produces MKKITFICIILLSYITIAQSTITKNLGDYTTLKVYNGIELELIKSNEQKLEITGEKSELVKVKNVNNTLKISLPFSIRPAENSAEGKIFVKIYYNKNITLIDANEGATITAKDFNQDKIEVNAQERAFITLTTTANYISVRASSGGIIKLSGTAKHQDVDVDLYGIYHGYNMKVSGNSAVKSATGAKAEILAGDVLNAKVSFGGSIFYKGNPDIVKDKKVIGGIIQKRN; encoded by the coding sequence ATGAAAAAAATAACATTTATTTGTATTATACTGTTAAGTTACATAACAATTGCACAATCTACTATCACTAAAAATTTAGGAGATTATACGACACTAAAAGTTTATAATGGAATAGAGTTAGAGCTTATAAAATCTAATGAGCAAAAATTAGAAATAACGGGTGAAAAGTCTGAATTAGTAAAAGTAAAAAACGTAAATAATACTTTAAAAATATCTTTACCTTTTTCTATAAGACCAGCAGAAAACTCAGCTGAAGGTAAAATTTTTGTAAAAATTTATTACAATAAAAATATTACTTTAATTGATGCAAATGAGGGTGCAACTATTACAGCTAAAGATTTTAATCAAGATAAAATTGAAGTAAATGCACAAGAAAGAGCTTTTATTACGTTAACAACTACTGCAAATTATATTTCTGTTAGAGCTTCATCAGGAGGTATTATTAAACTTTCTGGAACTGCAAAACATCAAGATGTAGATGTAGATTTATATGGAATTTATCATGGTTACAATATGAAAGTTTCTGGAAACTCTGCAGTAAAATCTGCAACAGGAGCAAAAGCAGAAATTTTAGCTGGTGATGTTTTAAATGCAAAAGTAAGTTTTGGAGGTTCTATTTTTTATAAAGGAAACCCGGATATTGTAAAGGATAAAAAAGTAATAGGAGGTATTATTCAAAAAAGAAATTAA
- the rnr gene encoding ribonuclease R gives MTKKKKAIFKKKGNVVKDLTRNIFRILNEDSEKSYNHKQIAAKLKISDTDGKTQIVKKLAELAGEKKIKEVDRGKFQIQIDKKYSVGTLDVTSTGNGYFISDDYEDDIFIPNINLGKGLHQDTVKAYVYKRRSGKKLEAEVVEILERAKTEFVGVLQKNKNKNFGFVIADNHKMYADIFISENKMNGAEDGDKVQATISDWPKNSKNPFGKITAVLGKPGEHNTEMHSILLEYDLPYEFPPEVEKDAQSVSLEITEKEISKRRDMRKDLTFTIDPKDAKDFDDALSFTKLENGNYEIGIHIADVSHYLEPKTILDDEAYARATSVYLVDRVVPMLPEILSNGACSLRPNEEKLTFSAVFEINEKAEIIKEWFGRTVTYSDQRFAYEEAQSIIENCKLSDAIKPYTMPLDISILDKEYEVNPAIVEATLKLDKLAKILRKKRMKQGAISFDRVEVKFDLDEKANPVGVFFKESKDANKLIEEFMLLANRKVAEFIGFSKGKATNKTFIYRVHDEPNDEKLAALQNIIRKFGYKINTDTKETTSDSLNKLLSDVHGKAESNMIETLTIRTMSKAVYTTQNIGHYGLAFNYYSHFTSPIRRYPDVMTHRLLQHYLEGGDTPKALSYEEKCKHSSNREELASKAERASIKYMQIKYMQDHNDEVFDGVISGVTEWGIYVEISSNKCEGMVRIRDIKSDHYIFDEKQYAIVGQSSKKIYQLGDDVRVQVKKADLERKHLDFNLIEDE, from the coding sequence AAAAGAAGAAAGCAATATTTAAAAAGAAAGGGAATGTTGTAAAAGACTTAACTAGAAATATTTTTAGAATATTAAATGAAGACAGCGAAAAATCATATAATCACAAACAAATTGCTGCAAAATTAAAGATTTCTGATACGGATGGAAAAACCCAAATAGTAAAGAAATTAGCAGAATTGGCTGGAGAAAAAAAGATTAAAGAAGTAGATAGAGGTAAATTTCAAATACAGATAGATAAAAAATATTCTGTTGGTACTTTAGATGTTACATCTACAGGAAATGGGTATTTTATTTCTGATGATTATGAAGATGATATTTTTATACCAAATATAAATCTTGGTAAAGGTTTACATCAAGATACGGTTAAAGCATATGTTTATAAAAGACGAAGTGGAAAAAAATTAGAAGCAGAAGTTGTTGAAATTTTAGAACGTGCAAAAACAGAATTTGTTGGTGTTTTACAGAAGAATAAGAACAAGAATTTTGGTTTTGTAATAGCAGATAACCATAAAATGTACGCAGATATTTTTATTTCAGAAAATAAAATGAATGGTGCAGAAGATGGAGATAAAGTACAAGCTACAATTTCTGATTGGCCTAAGAATTCTAAAAACCCGTTTGGTAAAATTACGGCAGTTCTTGGTAAACCAGGAGAGCATAATACAGAAATGCATTCTATTTTATTAGAGTATGATTTACCTTACGAGTTTCCACCAGAAGTAGAAAAAGATGCGCAATCAGTTTCTTTAGAAATTACAGAAAAAGAAATTTCTAAACGTAGAGATATGCGTAAAGATTTAACTTTTACCATAGATCCAAAAGATGCAAAAGATTTTGATGATGCATTGTCATTTACAAAATTAGAAAATGGGAATTATGAAATAGGAATTCATATTGCAGATGTATCGCATTATTTAGAGCCAAAAACTATTTTAGATGATGAAGCTTATGCAAGAGCAACCTCTGTTTATTTAGTAGATAGAGTAGTACCAATGCTACCAGAAATATTAAGTAATGGCGCTTGTTCTTTAAGACCTAATGAAGAAAAATTAACTTTTTCTGCCGTCTTTGAAATTAATGAGAAAGCAGAAATTATAAAGGAATGGTTTGGTAGAACAGTAACCTATTCAGACCAACGTTTTGCCTATGAAGAAGCGCAATCTATTATAGAAAATTGTAAATTATCTGATGCTATTAAGCCTTATACAATGCCTTTAGATATTTCTATTTTAGATAAAGAATATGAAGTAAATCCAGCTATTGTAGAAGCAACTTTAAAGTTAGATAAATTGGCTAAAATTCTTCGTAAAAAAAGAATGAAACAAGGTGCAATTTCGTTTGATAGAGTAGAAGTGAAGTTTGATTTAGATGAAAAAGCAAACCCAGTTGGTGTTTTCTTTAAAGAATCTAAAGATGCTAATAAATTAATTGAAGAATTTATGTTATTAGCAAATAGAAAAGTAGCAGAATTTATCGGTTTTTCTAAAGGAAAAGCAACTAATAAAACCTTTATTTATAGAGTACATGATGAACCAAATGATGAGAAATTAGCAGCATTACAAAATATTATTAGAAAATTTGGCTATAAAATTAATACGGATACTAAAGAAACTACTTCAGATTCTTTAAATAAGTTATTAAGTGATGTTCATGGTAAAGCAGAATCTAACATGATTGAGACTTTAACAATTCGTACTATGAGTAAAGCGGTTTATACAACTCAAAATATTGGGCATTATGGATTAGCTTTTAACTATTACAGTCATTTTACATCACCAATAAGACGTTATCCAGATGTAATGACACATAGATTATTACAACATTATTTAGAGGGCGGAGACACGCCAAAAGCACTTTCTTATGAAGAAAAATGTAAACATTCTTCAAATAGAGAAGAATTAGCTTCAAAAGCAGAACGTGCTTCTATTAAATACATGCAAATTAAATACATGCAAGATCATAATGATGAAGTGTTTGATGGTGTAATTTCTGGTGTTACAGAATGGGGAATTTATGTAGAAATTTCTTCTAATAAATGTGAAGGAATGGTAAGGATTAGAGATATAAAAAGCGATCATTATATTTTTGATGAAAAACAATATGCTATTGTTGGGCAATCTTCTAAAAAAATATATCAGTTAGGAGATGATGTAAGGGTGCAAGTGAAAAAAGCAGATTTAGAACGTAAACATTTAGATTTTAATTTAATTGAAGATGAATAA
- the tatA gene encoding twin-arginine translocase TatA/TatE family subunit, translated as MNSLAIFFGMIGGPQVIIIVVVVLLLFGGRKIPELMRGLGSGIKEFKNAAKEETEDKIEDKK; from the coding sequence ATGAATAGTTTAGCTATATTTTTTGGAATGATTGGTGGGCCACAAGTAATTATTATTGTTGTGGTAGTGTTATTGTTATTTGGAGGAAGAAAAATTCCTGAATTAATGCGCGGCTTGGGAAGCGGAATTAAGGAGTTTAAGAATGCTGCCAAAGAAGAAACTGAAGACAAAATAGAAGATAAAAAGTAA